The Arthrobacter sp. OAP107 DNA segment ACGATGAGCACCGGCTTTTCAGGCTGCAGGTCCAACTTGCGCAGCGCGGCGTTCCGCGCCGTCGCCCTGACCATGGCCGAGACTTCGCGGCGCATGGGCATGCCCACGTGGCGGGCGTTGCGCAGCGGGGTGCCGGCGAAGGCCACGGCCACGTGCCGGCTCAGCCGCGCCCCGACCCGGTTGGCCAGGCCCGGCCGGGTGTTGGCTTCGTGGATCACGATGGGGATTTTCCGGCGCCACGCTGCGAGGTACATGGGCGTGCAGACGTAGCCGCCCACGCCCACGAGGACGTCCGCACCGGCTTCGTCAAGGATGCGTCCGGCCTGCCGCACAGCGCCGGCGAGGCGGCCGGGAAGGCGAAGCAGGTCTGCGGAGGGCTTGCGCGGGAACGGGACCCGGTCGATGGTGGCCAGTTCCAGCCCGGCGGCCGGGACCAGTCTGGTCTCCATGCCGGTGGCTGTTCCGACGGCGAGCAGCCGGGCGTCGGGACGGGCATCGCGGATGGCCGCGGCGATGGCCAGCAGCGGGTTGATATGGCCTGCTGTTCCGCCGCCGGCGAGGACCACGGACAATGACTCGGTTTTCATCAGGTGCTGGTTTACGCTTTCGTACGGGATTTCTTGCGCCCGGGCAGCCGCCACGGGCCGAGCAGTTTACGGGGCCGGATGTTGGGCGCCATCTGTTCTCGGGCCAGTGACAACACTACGCCGATCGCGCAGAGCGACATCAGCAGCGCCGAGCCGCCGTAGGAGATGAACGGCAGGGGAACGCCGATCACCGGCATCAGGCCGGTGACCACGGCCATGTTGACCGTTCCCTGGCCCAGCAGCCACACCATGATGGTTCCGGCAAGGACCCGGTGGAACAGGTCCTCCTGCGCCACCACCACGCGGTAGATGGCGGCGCCCAGGATGGCGAACAGGACCAGGACGACGACGGTCCCCACCAGTCCGAGTTCCTCACCGATGATGGCGAAGATGAAGTCGTTGTGGGCTTCCGGGATCCAGCTGTACTTTTGCCGGCTCTGCCCGAGCCCGACGCCGAACCAGCCGCCCGATGCCAGCCCGTAAAGGCCGTTGGTGGACTGGTAGTTGGCATCGATGCCGTCGCCGCAGCTCTGCCCGGTCCACCAGGACGTGATGCGGCAGACCCGGTTGGAACTGGTCATGGCCATGAACGCGATGACGGCTCCCAGGCCCACGGCCGCGAACCCGAACAGGTAAAGGCGCACCCCGGCAAAGAACAGGGCCGCGGCCGTGATGAGCATGATGAGCATGCCGGTGCCGAGGTCGTTTCCGATCAGGACGAGTCCGATGATCCCGCCGGCTATGGGCACCACGGGGACCACGGCGTGTCCCCACTGGTGCAGCAGTGACGCCTTCTTGGCCAGCACGGTGGCCATCCACAGGGCCAGCGCCAGCTTGGCCGCCTCGGAGGGCTGCAGGGTGAAGAACCCGCCTATGTCGATCCAGTTCTTGTTGCCGTTGACGCTGGTGCCGATGACCAGCACCAGCCCCAGCAGGGCATAGGCAATGATGATGCCCGGCCAGGCGAGCCTTTTCAGCCACACGACGTTGATCCGGGACAGCATGAACATGCCGAAGGTGCCGATTCCGGCGAACAGTCCCTGTTTGAGAGCGGCGGTATAGGGCGACTCGCCCGCGGCAATGGCCTCCACGCTCGATGCAGACAGCACCATCATGATGCCGATGGCGGTCAGGGCCAGCGTGGTGCCGAGGATGAGGTAGTAGGTGGAGCCGTTGCGCGACTTTCCGTTTCCCTCGAGGGCCGACCAGAAGCGCCGGTACCACCGGAGCAGCCGGCCGCCGGCAGGAATCCTGGCGGCGGGAGTCTTGGATGCAGCACCCGGTTTAGGGTTCTCCCCCGCCCGCTGCCGGGCGGCCGCGGGACGTGTGGGTGTGCTGACCATACTTACTCCTTGCCGGTCCGGGCCTCCCCTTCCACGAGCTCGCGGACCGCTGCAATGAAGGCGTCGCCACGGTGAGCATAGGAAGAGAACTGATCCATGGATGCAGCAGCCGGGGCCATCAGCACAGTGTCACCCGAGGCGGCGAGCTGTGCCGCCGATGTAACGGCCCGGGCCATCACTGCCTCCCCGGTTTCGGCTGAATCCGGTGCGGCGTCATGTCCGGTTCCGGCTAACTGCACAATTTCAGTGTGGCCTGCCGCCTGCCTGATGACGGGGACATCCGGCGCGTGTCGCTGCAGGGACTCTTCCAGTGATGCAGTGTCTTTGCCGATGAGCACCACGGCTTTGAGGCGGCGCGCATGGTCGCGGACCAGGTCGTCGTAGCTGACACCCTTGGACAGGCCGCCGGCGATCCACACCACCGGATCAAAGGCCGCCAGGGAGGCGGAAGCGGCGTGCGGGTTGGTGGCTTTGGAGTCGTTGATCCAGAGAACGCCGTTTTGATTGGCGACCGGCTGGATGCGGTGGCTTCCGGGGATGTAGGCCCGCAGTCCTTCGCGCACGTGCTCCGGGCTGACGCCGTAGGCACGAACCAGGCCCGCGGCGGCCAGGGCGTTGGCCACCATGTGGCGGGGCGCCACGGGGCCGAGGTCGGACATGGACGCCAGTTCGACGGCGCTGTCCTTCCGTTCGGGGATGAAGGCGCGGTCCACGAGCAGGCCCTCCACCACGCCGAGCATGCTGATGGCCGGAGTGAGGGTGGTGAAAGCCACGGCGCGGCAGCCCTCCACCACGTCCGCGTCCTCCACCATGCGCTCGGTTTCGATCTGCTCATCGTTGTAGATGCAGGCCTTCTGCGTGTTTTCGTAGATTTTGGCCTTGTCGGCGAGGTAGGACTCGTAGGAGCCGTGCCAGTCCACGTGGTCCTCGGCGACGTTGAGGCACACGCTGGCGACGGCCGAGATGGAGTCTGACCAGTGCAGCTGGAAGCTGGAGAGCTCCACGGCGAAGACGTCATACTCCACAGGATCACGGAGGGCATCAAGGATGGGCGTACCGACGTTGCCGACGGCGATGGCCTTCAGCCCGGCGGCCCGCAGCATGGATTCGGTCAGGCCGACCGTCGTCGTCTTGCCGTTCGTGCCGGTGATGGTGAGCCAGTCGGCCGTTTTGCGGCCCTCGCGGACACGGAGCCGCCAGGCGAGTTCGACGTCGCCCCAGACCGGGATGTGGGCGCGGGCGGCAGCCGCCAGCAGGGCCTGGTCGGGACGCCAGCCGGGTGAGGTGACCACGAGGTCGGGCTTCACGCCGTCGATCTTGGGCAGCGTGCGGACGGCATCCTCCCCGAGGAGGACATCGGCGGCGCCCACGATCCGCAGCGTGTCCGCCTTGGCCTGGGCCGTTTCTGTGGTGGCGCCGTCGACCACCACCACGCGGGCGCCGAGTTCGATCAGCGTGTCCGCGGCTGCGAAGCCGGAGACACCGATCCCGGTGACCACGACGCGCAGCCCTGCCCAGTCGGCGTCCCAGCTGACCAGGTCTTTGAGCCTGGCCGGGCCGGTTGCATGGTTCTGCAATGCGGAGCCGTTCACAGCAGGACCACCCATTCTGCGTAGAAGATGCCAAGACCCGCGGCCACGAACAGGCCGGCGAGGATCCAGAACCGGACAACCACGGTGACTTCCGCCCAGCCCTTGAGTTCGAAGTGGTGCTGCAGCGGCGCCATCTTGAAGAAGCGCTTGCCCTTCGTCACCTTGAAGTAGCCCACCTGGATGATGACGGAGAGCGTGATGAGGACGAACAGGCCGCCGATGAAGGCGAGCAGCAGTTCGGTGCGGGAGAGGATGGCGAACCCTGCGATGGCGCCGCCGATAGCGAGGGAGCCGGTGTCGCCCATGAAGATCTTGGCCGGTGAGGTGTTCCACCACAGGAAGCCCACCAGCGCGGCGCTCATGATCGCGGCGAGGAGCGCCAGGTCCAGGGGATCCCGGACCTGGTAACAGCCGCTGCCGGCCTGACGGGGCGAGCCGCAGGCCTGGTTGCTCTGCCAGATGCCCATGAGCGTGTACGCACCAAAGACCATGATGGCCGCGCCGGCGGCCAGCCCGTCCAGGCCGTCGGTGAGATTGACGCCGTTGGTGGCCGCGGTGACGATCAGGTTTGACCACACCACAAAGAGAATCGCGCCGAGCACCGTGCCGCCGAACGCGAGGTCCAGCCAGGGGATATCGCGGACCAGCGAGATCTTGGTGGAGGCCGGGGTGAGGCCGTCAGGGTCCGGGAAGTAGAGCGCCATCACGGCGAAGATGATGCCCACCGCCGCCTGGAGGATCAGTTTGGCCTTGGCGTTCAGGCCAAGGCTGCGCTGCCGGGAAATCTTGATGAAGTCGTCGAGGAAGCCCACCAGGCCCATGCCCACCATCAGGAACAGCAGCAGAAGCGCGGAGGCCGACGGACCGGGCGACCGGGGGTTCATCAGCCACATGATCAGGTGCGTCAGTCCGTAGCTGAGCAGGACGGCGCCCACCACCACGGTGCCGCCCATGGTGGGCGTGCCGCGCTTGGTGTGGTGCGAGGTCGGTCCGTCATCGCGGATGAATTGGCCATAGCTCTTGTGGACCAGCAGGCGGATGAAGAGCGGGGTGCCCACCAGTGCCAGCAGCAGGGCCAGGCCAGCGCCGATCAGAAGTGCAATCACAGCAGCTCGCTCCCTTCATTGG contains these protein-coding regions:
- the ftsW gene encoding putative lipid II flippase FtsW; the encoded protein is MVSTPTRPAAARQRAGENPKPGAASKTPAARIPAGGRLLRWYRRFWSALEGNGKSRNGSTYYLILGTTLALTAIGIMMVLSASSVEAIAAGESPYTAALKQGLFAGIGTFGMFMLSRINVVWLKRLAWPGIIIAYALLGLVLVIGTSVNGNKNWIDIGGFFTLQPSEAAKLALALWMATVLAKKASLLHQWGHAVVPVVPIAGGIIGLVLIGNDLGTGMLIMLITAAALFFAGVRLYLFGFAAVGLGAVIAFMAMTSSNRVCRITSWWTGQSCGDGIDANYQSTNGLYGLASGGWFGVGLGQSRQKYSWIPEAHNDFIFAIIGEELGLVGTVVVLVLFAILGAAIYRVVVAQEDLFHRVLAGTIMVWLLGQGTVNMAVVTGLMPVIGVPLPFISYGGSALLMSLCAIGVVLSLAREQMAPNIRPRKLLGPWRLPGRKKSRTKA
- the mraY gene encoding phospho-N-acetylmuramoyl-pentapeptide-transferase, producing MIALLIGAGLALLLALVGTPLFIRLLVHKSYGQFIRDDGPTSHHTKRGTPTMGGTVVVGAVLLSYGLTHLIMWLMNPRSPGPSASALLLLFLMVGMGLVGFLDDFIKISRQRSLGLNAKAKLILQAAVGIIFAVMALYFPDPDGLTPASTKISLVRDIPWLDLAFGGTVLGAILFVVWSNLIVTAATNGVNLTDGLDGLAAGAAIMVFGAYTLMGIWQSNQACGSPRQAGSGCYQVRDPLDLALLAAIMSAALVGFLWWNTSPAKIFMGDTGSLAIGGAIAGFAILSRTELLLAFIGGLFVLITLSVIIQVGYFKVTKGKRFFKMAPLQHHFELKGWAEVTVVVRFWILAGLFVAAGLGIFYAEWVVLL
- the murG gene encoding undecaprenyldiphospho-muramoylpentapeptide beta-N-acetylglucosaminyltransferase, encoding MKTESLSVVLAGGGTAGHINPLLAIAAAIRDARPDARLLAVGTATGMETRLVPAAGLELATIDRVPFPRKPSADLLRLPGRLAGAVRQAGRILDEAGADVLVGVGGYVCTPMYLAAWRRKIPIVIHEANTRPGLANRVGARLSRHVAVAFAGTPLRNARHVGMPMRREVSAMVRATARNAALRKLDLQPEKPVLIVTGGSSGAQSINRTVAASLEALSRAGVQTIHITGRGKSVEDPDGNVLTADGYRQLEYVDGMETVYAAADLLLARSGAATVSEVAAVGVPAVFVPLPIGNGEQALNARGLVDAGGALLVADRDFTPEWVRTSLIPLLTDRARLDTMAANAENLGIRNADRLMADLVLEAVSK
- the murD gene encoding UDP-N-acetylmuramoyl-L-alanine--D-glutamate ligase produces the protein MGGPAVNGSALQNHATGPARLKDLVSWDADWAGLRVVVTGIGVSGFAAADTLIELGARVVVVDGATTETAQAKADTLRIVGAADVLLGEDAVRTLPKIDGVKPDLVVTSPGWRPDQALLAAAARAHIPVWGDVELAWRLRVREGRKTADWLTITGTNGKTTTVGLTESMLRAAGLKAIAVGNVGTPILDALRDPVEYDVFAVELSSFQLHWSDSISAVASVCLNVAEDHVDWHGSYESYLADKAKIYENTQKACIYNDEQIETERMVEDADVVEGCRAVAFTTLTPAISMLGVVEGLLVDRAFIPERKDSAVELASMSDLGPVAPRHMVANALAAAGLVRAYGVSPEHVREGLRAYIPGSHRIQPVANQNGVLWINDSKATNPHAASASLAAFDPVVWIAGGLSKGVSYDDLVRDHARRLKAVVLIGKDTASLEESLQRHAPDVPVIRQAAGHTEIVQLAGTGHDAAPDSAETGEAVMARAVTSAAQLAASGDTVLMAPAAASMDQFSSYAHRGDAFIAAVRELVEGEARTGKE